In one window of Candidatus Avedoeria danica DNA:
- a CDS encoding sortase, which yields MVPIGWTTEVVDNATLRSVWRTADDAAGWHETSAPLGGVGNTVVSGHNNIAGAVFRSLHELAVGDTVTLRAGAAEIRYAVERTFIVQEDGATDDDRRANNRWIEPTDDERLTLVTCYPPWGNTHRLIVIARPVVYILPTAVSDAAATRAATGEVR from the coding sequence GTGGTGCCGATCGGGTGGACGACGGAGGTCGTAGACAACGCGACGTTGCGCAGCGTATGGCGCACGGCCGACGATGCCGCGGGCTGGCACGAGACTTCGGCGCCGCTCGGCGGCGTCGGGAACACCGTCGTCAGCGGGCACAACAACATCGCCGGTGCGGTGTTCCGGTCGTTGCACGAGCTCGCGGTCGGCGACACCGTGACGCTGCGCGCCGGCGCGGCCGAGATCCGCTATGCCGTCGAGCGGACGTTCATCGTCCAGGAGGACGGCGCCACGGACGACGATCGGCGGGCCAACAACCGCTGGATCGAGCCGACGGACGACGAGCGTCTGACGCTGGTGACGTGCTACCCGCCGTGGGGGAACACGCATCGGCTCATCGTCATCGCCCGGCCGGTCGTGTACATTCTGCCGACGGCGGTTTCCGATGCCGCCGCGACAAGAGCCGCTACGGGAGAGGTGCGATGA
- a CDS encoding L-seryl-tRNA(Sec) selenium transferase → MTAGTRSTAANVDDPRRALPAVDALADAAAAAAPSTTDAGRGLLVAIAREVLDDARARLAGAAGGNHDGVGTSRTDDLAAPFGVDDLIADVVERTAAILTPRPRHVVNATGVILHTNLGRAPVSRAAAAAMAEAAAGYNDLEYDLASGRRGSRHDVVAPLLARLSGAEAALVVNNNAGATLLVVAALAAGRGVIVSRGQLVEIGGGYRIPDVMAAGGARLVEVGTTNRTRLADYERAIDETTALLLRVHTSNFRITGFTAAVGLDDLVALGRKHAVPVVDDLGSGSFIDVAPFGLSPEPTVQESIAAGADAVTFSGDKLLGGPQAGLIVGRAAIIARLRAHPLCRALRPDKATLAGLAVTLQSYLRGRAIDDVPVWRMIGADVEGLRTRATRWLDDLPATGRGSATLSVRTSSSAIGGGSLPGETLPTFVLAVATPHPDALAARLRAADPPVIARVEDDAVLLDPRTVLPDEDEHVVKALRQSLAPAHLPTSA, encoded by the coding sequence ATGACCGCAGGGACGCGCAGCACGGCAGCAAACGTCGACGACCCCCGCCGCGCCCTGCCCGCCGTCGACGCCCTCGCCGACGCCGCCGCGGCCGCCGCGCCCTCCACCACCGACGCCGGCCGCGGCCTGCTCGTCGCCATCGCGCGCGAGGTGCTGGACGACGCGCGGGCGCGGCTGGCGGGGGCCGCGGGTGGGAATCACGACGGCGTCGGAACTTCCCGCACGGACGACCTCGCCGCGCCGTTCGGCGTCGACGACCTCATCGCCGATGTCGTCGAGCGCACAGCCGCGATCTTGACCCCACGACCCCGCCACGTCGTCAACGCCACCGGCGTGATCCTCCACACCAACCTCGGCCGGGCGCCCGTCAGCCGTGCCGCGGCAGCGGCGATGGCGGAAGCGGCGGCCGGCTACAACGACCTGGAGTACGACCTCGCCTCCGGCCGCCGCGGCAGCCGGCACGACGTCGTCGCGCCGCTCCTCGCACGCCTGTCGGGCGCCGAGGCGGCGCTCGTCGTGAACAACAACGCCGGGGCGACGCTGCTCGTCGTCGCGGCGCTGGCGGCCGGGCGGGGCGTCATCGTGTCGCGCGGGCAGCTCGTCGAGATCGGCGGCGGCTACCGGATCCCGGACGTGATGGCTGCCGGCGGCGCGCGGCTCGTCGAGGTCGGGACGACGAATCGGACGCGGCTGGCGGACTACGAGCGGGCGATCGACGAGACGACGGCGCTGCTGCTGCGGGTCCACACGAGCAACTTCCGGATCACCGGCTTCACCGCCGCGGTCGGCCTCGACGACCTCGTCGCCCTGGGCCGCAAGCACGCCGTGCCGGTCGTCGACGATCTCGGCAGCGGCAGCTTCATCGACGTGGCGCCGTTCGGCCTGTCGCCCGAGCCCACCGTGCAGGAGAGCATCGCCGCCGGCGCTGACGCGGTGACGTTCAGCGGCGACAAGCTCCTCGGCGGCCCGCAAGCCGGCCTGATCGTCGGACGCGCCGCGATCATCGCCCGCCTGCGCGCCCACCCGCTGTGCCGCGCGCTGCGGCCCGACAAGGCGACGCTGGCGGGACTGGCGGTGACGCTGCAGAGCTATCTGCGCGGGCGGGCGATCGACGACGTGCCGGTGTGGCGGATGATCGGCGCTGACGTCGAGGGATTGCGGACGCGAGCGACACGGTGGCTGGACGATCTGCCGGCCACCGGCCGGGGAAGCGCGACGCTCTCCGTGCGCACGTCGTCGAGCGCGATCGGCGGCGGGAGCCTGCCCGGCGAGACGCTGCCGACGTTCGTGCTGGCCGTCGCAACGCCCCACCCCGACGCCCTCGCCGCCCGGCTGCGCGCCGCCGACCCGCCCGTCATCGCCCGTGTCGAGGACGATGCGGTGCTCCTGGACCCGCGGACGGTGTTGCCGGACGAGGACGAGCACGTCGTCAAGGCCCTACGCCAATCCCTCGCCCCGGCCCACCTCCCAACGTCCGCGTAG
- a CDS encoding LysE family translocator, with protein MQLESGLGRWLPSGSVLSTFLLASLVLAVTPGPAVVFIVSRSLLQGRRVGLASVGGIALGNLGNMLGASIGLAALFAASSVAFTLVKYAGALYLVYMGVQTIRSTAPVASAVVSADAQAAASRTSSASTASLAHAPDVRRVFRDAVIVALFNPKTALFFAAFLPQFMRADAPALPQSLALGALFIAIAACTDSAYAVAAGTVGPVLVRGGGRRAQVAGRWVAGGAFIGLGVFTAVMGGRGK; from the coding sequence ATGCAGCTCGAATCTGGGCTCGGTCGATGGCTGCCCAGCGGCTCGGTCCTCTCCACCTTCCTCCTTGCCAGCCTCGTCCTCGCCGTCACCCCCGGCCCGGCCGTCGTCTTCATCGTCTCCCGCAGCCTCCTGCAGGGCCGGCGCGTCGGCCTCGCGTCCGTCGGGGGCATCGCGCTCGGCAACCTCGGCAACATGCTCGGGGCATCGATCGGGCTGGCGGCGCTGTTCGCGGCGTCGTCCGTGGCGTTCACGCTCGTGAAGTACGCGGGCGCGCTGTACCTCGTCTATATGGGCGTGCAGACGATCCGCAGCACCGCGCCGGTGGCGTCGGCTGTCGTGTCTGCCGATGCGCAGGCAGCCGCGTCGCGCACGTCGTCCGCATCGACGGCGTCGCTCGCCCACGCACCCGACGTCCGCCGCGTGTTCCGCGACGCCGTCATCGTCGCCCTCTTCAACCCTAAGACCGCGCTCTTCTTCGCCGCGTTCCTGCCGCAGTTCATGCGCGCGGACGCGCCGGCCCTGCCGCAGAGCCTGGCCCTCGGGGCGCTGTTCATCGCCATCGCCGCCTGCACGGACTCGGCCTACGCGGTCGCGGCCGGGACGGTAGGGCCGGTGCTGGTGCGGGGCGGCGGGCGGCGGGCGCAAGTGGCGGGGCGGTGGGTGGCGGGCGGGGCGTTCATCGGGCTCGGGGTGTTCACGGCGGTGATGGGGGGGCGGGGGAAGTGA
- a CDS encoding SDR family oxidoreductase: protein MRIVITGGAGFVGSHLVERYLAAGDEVVVVDNLITGSLRNLESVADHPRLAFIEHDISRPLTIDGPVDAIAHLASPASPIDFLRLPIQILKVNSLGTYHALGMARAKGARFLLASTSEIYGDPDVHPQTEDYHGNVDTLGPRGAYDEAKRFAEAITMAYHRMHGVPIRIVRIFNTYGPRMRLDDGRVVPNFVGQSLKGEPLTAFGDGQQTRSFCYVDDLVDGIVRLMASDVTGPVNIGNPLELTVLEFAQRINAHTGNPAGVALLPLPTERTGDPSRRCPDITRATTLLGWQPTISLDDGLARTVAWFASEIQRAGR, encoded by the coding sequence ATGCGCATCGTCATCACCGGCGGCGCCGGATTCGTCGGCTCGCACCTCGTCGAACGCTATCTGGCGGCGGGCGACGAAGTCGTCGTCGTCGACAACCTGATCACCGGCAGCCTTCGCAACCTCGAGAGCGTGGCGGATCACCCGCGGCTGGCGTTCATCGAGCACGACATCTCGCGCCCTCTGACCATCGACGGTCCGGTGGACGCGATCGCTCACCTCGCCTCGCCCGCCAGCCCGATCGACTTCCTGCGGCTGCCGATCCAGATCCTCAAGGTGAACAGCCTCGGCACCTACCACGCGCTCGGCATGGCCCGGGCCAAAGGCGCGCGCTTCCTGCTGGCCTCGACGAGCGAGATCTACGGCGACCCCGACGTCCACCCGCAGACCGAGGACTACCACGGCAACGTCGACACGCTCGGCCCGCGCGGCGCCTACGACGAGGCCAAGCGCTTCGCCGAGGCGATCACGATGGCCTATCACCGGATGCACGGCGTGCCGATCCGGATCGTCCGCATCTTCAACACCTACGGCCCGCGGATGCGCCTGGACGACGGCCGCGTCGTCCCGAACTTCGTCGGCCAGTCGCTCAAGGGCGAACCGCTGACGGCCTTCGGCGACGGCCAGCAAACGCGGTCCTTCTGTTATGTCGACGATCTGGTCGACGGCATCGTCCGCCTCATGGCCAGCGACGTGACCGGGCCGGTGAACATCGGCAACCCGCTCGAGCTCACCGTGCTCGAGTTCGCCCAGCGGATCAACGCCCATACCGGCAACCCGGCCGGCGTCGCCCTCCTGCCGCTGCCCACCGAGCGCACCGGCGATCCGTCCCGCCGCTGCCCCGACATCACGCGCGCCACGACGCTCCTCGGCTGGCAGCCGACCATCAGCCTGGACGACGGGCTGGCACGGACGGTGGCGTGGTTCGCCAGCGAGATCCAGCGGGCCGGCCGCTAG
- a CDS encoding AAA family ATPase gives MIRLRRLVAREFRQLTDIDLTFPPRGRILVQGNNEAGKSTLFEAVFVALFGKPLDGKKLDDCVQYGQEQAWLELELELSGGRTMTVTRRIRATAARNRYELVLTKPDGTTETVQGAPVSERIEAELGLDGEALLNTCFVEQKKLEKLEGMGLREREQSLMKLLNLDRLVALADELKVTRADQADVQRLRDRLALATLQARLPALDAELSAATTALARAEAAAALAAAAAERRALDALAAERAAAEAEANRIAARAAAAERLRDAMQALREAATARDRAREAVAARVEADRAAAEATAARDALPAVADTGARLATLGRRRDGLDRLVEERATTARWGESADAQLKRLAEAREALNDTRRALVEARAAEREAAGDAEVAAQDGRAFDVREGLKGWVEATQAMASGDEPVRAIAAARAERTAATSALGRAALLPALLGVAVAAAGHIVHLAATSRLATLRTATVTPQPIGPWPTLPASPLWEWAALAAGAIGLALAARRYAQIQGAASRLDRTIARLEGEASVAEARRTMWAERRTAAEHRLRELNAVAPTDPARAAAALAELDARLGDRSRTDVAEALEAARDTRSRAAAQIEALVRREAELRQLDGPVDAQALAQERAAKAARVERLGRFIERATAHIGRSAARLDVAPDRAAIQEAVASMRGRWAALREQADRLPALVAARAKWEGEAAGRWAEAEGCWRNIESLVADVRERAWPAWDPAASDQAWAQQAGWLADEYAAAGGDAVREAHRAAATKAAGVAARHGDAVGRWRGTVRGVGAWVAGVVGGAGGDGDAGVMGDAFASPLRGGEGEERGGDILGVDHVAALVGDDDPSVEALVAAQQALGRHGAADISVLVDRRDRLVRDIDVGRHEQARLATALGLRGEALDVGACRVAVDEGERGLAVREKAYRIVDDAGRSVVHQVLPSTLDYMRRLLPALTDGRYYDARLTDDYRIETWDERAELWQKKNLFSGGTKDQFSLALRLSFAMATLPEERGAAPSFLFLDEPLGAFDDQRASALVHLLTEGEVAEAFDQIFLISHVRVDDRLFDHRIVLEAGRVVEGDM, from the coding sequence ATGATCCGCCTCCGCCGCCTCGTCGCCCGCGAGTTCCGCCAGCTGACCGACATCGACCTCACGTTCCCCCCCCGCGGCAGGATCCTGGTCCAGGGGAACAACGAGGCCGGCAAGAGCACGCTCTTCGAGGCCGTGTTCGTGGCGCTGTTCGGCAAGCCGCTGGACGGGAAGAAACTGGACGACTGCGTCCAGTACGGCCAGGAACAGGCGTGGCTCGAGCTGGAGCTCGAGCTCTCGGGCGGCAGGACGATGACGGTCACGCGCCGGATCCGCGCGACGGCCGCGCGCAACCGCTACGAGCTCGTCCTCACCAAGCCGGACGGGACGACGGAGACCGTGCAGGGCGCGCCGGTCAGCGAACGGATCGAGGCCGAGCTCGGGCTCGACGGCGAGGCGCTCCTGAACACGTGCTTCGTCGAGCAGAAGAAGCTCGAGAAGCTGGAAGGGATGGGTCTGCGGGAGCGCGAGCAGAGCCTGATGAAGCTCCTCAACCTGGACCGCCTCGTCGCCCTGGCCGACGAGCTGAAGGTCACGCGCGCCGACCAAGCCGACGTCCAGCGCCTCCGCGACCGCCTCGCCCTGGCCACGCTGCAGGCCCGCCTCCCCGCCCTCGACGCCGAGCTCTCCGCCGCCACCACCGCCCTCGCCCGCGCCGAAGCCGCCGCCGCCCTCGCCGCCGCCGCCGCCGAGCGCCGCGCCTTGGACGCGCTGGCCGCCGAACGCGCCGCCGCCGAGGCTGAGGCAAACCGCATCGCCGCGCGCGCCGCCGCAGCGGAGCGCCTGCGCGACGCGATGCAGGCGCTCCGCGAAGCCGCCACCGCCCGCGACCGCGCCCGCGAAGCCGTCGCCGCCCGCGTGGAGGCCGACCGCGCCGCCGCCGAGGCAACGGCTGCGCGCGACGCCCTCCCGGCCGTTGCCGACACGGGTGCGCGACTCGCGACGCTCGGCCGAAGGCGCGACGGGCTCGACCGGCTGGTCGAGGAGCGCGCGACGACGGCCCGCTGGGGCGAGAGTGCCGACGCACAGTTGAAGCGGCTGGCCGAGGCGCGGGAGGCGCTGAACGACACGCGGCGCGCGCTCGTCGAGGCGCGGGCGGCGGAGCGCGAGGCAGCGGGGGACGCGGAAGTGGCGGCGCAGGACGGGCGGGCGTTCGACGTGCGGGAGGGGCTCAAGGGGTGGGTGGAGGCGACGCAAGCAATGGCAAGCGGCGACGAGCCGGTCCGGGCCATCGCTGCGGCGCGGGCGGAACGAACGGCGGCTACATCGGCGTTGGGACGAGCGGCGCTGTTGCCGGCGTTGCTGGGAGTGGCCGTCGCAGCGGCGGGACACATCGTTCACCTGGCGGCGACGAGCCGCCTTGCTACGCTGCGAACCGCGACCGTAACGCCCCAGCCGATAGGTCCGTGGCCGACGCTGCCGGCCTCTCCGTTATGGGAATGGGCCGCGCTGGCGGCCGGGGCGATAGGTCTGGCACTTGCTGCTCGACGTTATGCTCAGATTCAAGGTGCGGCATCGCGCCTCGACCGCACCATCGCCCGCCTCGAAGGCGAAGCCTCGGTCGCCGAAGCACGCCGCACGATGTGGGCCGAGCGCCGCACCGCCGCCGAGCATCGCCTGCGCGAACTCAACGCCGTCGCCCCCACCGACCCCGCCCGCGCCGCCGCCGCGCTCGCCGAGCTGGACGCGCGCCTCGGCGACCGCAGCCGAACGGACGTCGCCGAGGCGCTCGAAGCCGCCCGCGACACGCGGTCGCGCGCCGCGGCGCAGATCGAGGCGCTCGTGCGGCGGGAGGCCGAGCTGCGGCAGCTGGACGGGCCGGTCGACGCGCAGGCGCTCGCCCAGGAGCGGGCGGCGAAGGCGGCGCGGGTGGAGCGGCTGGGGCGGTTCATCGAGCGCGCGACGGCCCACATCGGCCGCAGCGCGGCACGGCTGGACGTCGCACCCGATCGGGCGGCGATTCAGGAGGCGGTGGCGAGCATGCGCGGGCGGTGGGCGGCGCTCAGGGAGCAGGCGGATCGGCTGCCGGCGCTCGTCGCGGCGCGCGCCAAGTGGGAAGGCGAGGCGGCGGGGCGGTGGGCGGAGGCGGAGGGGTGCTGGCGGAACATCGAGTCGCTCGTCGCCGACGTCCGCGAGCGGGCGTGGCCGGCGTGGGATCCGGCGGCGAGCGATCAGGCGTGGGCGCAGCAGGCCGGGTGGCTGGCGGATGAATACGCCGCGGCCGGCGGGGATGCCGTGCGGGAGGCGCATCGGGCGGCAGCGACGAAGGCGGCGGGGGTGGCGGCGCGGCATGGGGATGCGGTGGGGCGGTGGCGGGGGACGGTGCGGGGGGTGGGGGCTTGGGTGGCGGGGGTGGTGGGTGGTGCGGGGGGGGATGGGGATGCGGGCGTCATGGGCGACGCGTTCGCGTCGCCCCTACGCGGGGGGGAGGGCGAAGAGCGGGGGGGGGACATCTTGGGGGTAGATCACGTGGCGGCGTTGGTGGGGGATGACGATCCGTCGGTGGAGGCGCTTGTTGCGGCGCAGCAGGCGCTGGGGCGGCATGGGGCGGCGGACATCTCCGTGTTGGTGGATCGGCGGGATCGGTTGGTGCGGGATATCGATGTCGGGCGGCATGAGCAGGCGCGGTTGGCGACGGCGCTTGGGCTGCGGGGGGAGGCGCTGGACGTCGGGGCGTGCCGGGTGGCGGTGGATGAGGGGGAGCGGGGGCTGGCGGTGCGGGAGAAGGCGTACCGGATCGTCGACGATGCGGGGCGGAGCGTGGTGCATCAGGTGCTGCCGAGCACGCTGGACTACATGCGGCGGCTGCTGCCGGCGCTGACGGACGGGCGGTACTACGACGCGCGGCTGACGGACGACTATCGGATCGAGACGTGGGACGAGCGGGCGGAGCTGTGGCAGAAGAAGAACCTGTTCAGCGGCGGCACGAAGGACCAGTTCTCGCTGGCGCTGCGCCTCTCGTTCGCCATGGCCACGCTGCCCGAGGAGCGCGGCGCGGCGCCGAGCTTCCTCTTCCTCGACGAGCCCCTCGGCGCCTTCGACGACCAACGAGCCAGCGCGCTCGTCCACCTGCTCACCGAGGGCGAGGTGGCGGAGGCGTTCGATCAGATCTTCCTCATCAGCCACGTCCGCGTGGACGACAGATTGTTCGACCACCGGATCGTGCTCGAAGCCGGCCGCGTCGTCGAAGGGGATATGTAG
- a CDS encoding ATP-binding protein, whose protein sequence is MFLDREQELALLEQCYSSEVAELFVLYGRRRVGKTELLGRFCEGKRYVFYVADQDAEPRLRAGLSAEVNTRLLGEAAASAVYPTWEALFRLLASHAQHEPLVVVLDEFTYLLAAHPPLASILQRLWDSELRHTRLKLVLCGSHIGMMESEVLGYQAPLYGRRTGQALLEPLGFHDARAFCPSYSAEDQVRAFAVFGGTPAYLTAAQLTAPLVETIQSRVLQRGTFFYDEVRFLLQQELREPRNYFAVLEAIAGGRTRQNEIKQATGIDGVSAYLGTLQELKLVERIVPVTETQPHKSRRGIYRLRDPFFRFWLRFVHANRTLLERGGAQVVLETKVVPQLDAFTGPAFEQVCEQFVWRLGLSGRLPLVPERVGGWWGGDAEIDLIALGGDSAMAFECRWSSRPVGTDILARLEARTTALAGVGDRAAVWYGLCSRSGFTAGVRAVVRERSDVRLFDLAAIVAG, encoded by the coding sequence GTGTTCCTCGACCGTGAGCAAGAGCTGGCATTGCTGGAGCAGTGTTACTCGTCCGAAGTGGCCGAGCTGTTTGTTCTCTACGGCCGGCGTCGTGTCGGCAAGACGGAGTTGCTCGGGCGGTTCTGCGAGGGCAAGCGATACGTCTTCTATGTCGCCGACCAGGATGCCGAGCCGCGGCTGAGGGCCGGGCTGTCAGCCGAGGTCAACACGCGACTGTTGGGAGAGGCGGCGGCGAGCGCAGTGTATCCGACGTGGGAGGCGTTGTTTCGGCTGCTGGCATCACACGCGCAGCACGAACCGCTGGTGGTCGTCCTCGACGAGTTTACGTACCTGTTGGCAGCCCATCCGCCGCTGGCGTCCATTCTCCAGCGGTTGTGGGACAGCGAGCTTCGGCACACGCGCCTCAAGCTCGTTCTCTGCGGCTCCCATATCGGCATGATGGAGTCGGAAGTCCTCGGCTATCAAGCGCCGCTCTACGGCCGCCGCACCGGCCAAGCGCTCCTCGAACCCCTGGGCTTCCATGACGCGCGCGCCTTCTGCCCGTCGTACTCTGCCGAGGACCAGGTTCGGGCGTTCGCGGTGTTCGGAGGCACGCCGGCGTATCTGACGGCGGCCCAATTGACGGCCCCGCTGGTCGAGACGATTCAGAGCCGGGTGCTGCAGCGAGGGACGTTCTTCTACGACGAGGTGCGCTTCCTGTTGCAGCAGGAGCTGCGCGAGCCGCGGAACTACTTCGCGGTGCTCGAAGCGATTGCCGGGGGTCGGACGCGGCAGAACGAGATCAAGCAGGCGACCGGCATCGACGGGGTCAGCGCCTACCTGGGCACACTGCAGGAGCTTAAGCTCGTCGAGCGCATCGTCCCGGTAACCGAGACACAGCCGCACAAGAGCCGTCGCGGTATCTACCGCCTGCGTGACCCGTTCTTCCGCTTCTGGCTCCGGTTCGTCCACGCCAACCGCACGCTCCTCGAGCGCGGCGGCGCACAGGTGGTTCTCGAGACCAAGGTCGTGCCGCAACTCGATGCGTTCACCGGCCCGGCGTTCGAGCAGGTCTGCGAACAGTTCGTCTGGCGGCTTGGCCTGAGCGGGCGGCTGCCGCTCGTGCCTGAACGTGTCGGCGGGTGGTGGGGCGGTGACGCCGAGATCGACCTGATCGCCCTTGGAGGCGATTCGGCGATGGCATTCGAGTGCAGGTGGAGCAGCCGGCCGGTCGGCACGGACATATTGGCACGCCTGGAAGCACGCACTACAGCGCTCGCCGGGGTCGGCGACAGGGCGGCCGTGTGGTACGGGCTGTGCTCGCGGAGCGGCTTTACGGCCGGTGTGCGGGCGGTGGTGCGGGAGCGGTCGGACGTGCGGCTGTTCGACTTGGCGGCGATCGTCGCGGGTTAG